The following proteins come from a genomic window of Chryseobacterium glaciei:
- a CDS encoding RNA polymerase sigma factor, protein MNPASQINEKELLLRLRDGDYSAFEIIYSNHKKKIAHRLLRLLNSGDLVEDVLQELFIRLWNNRKGIDIEKPIEAYLYRIATNLVNDYFREVSRNKKLAEELWYRISELYNPFEEVSQVSADSELFRSIDRLPEQRKKVFLLCKLERKSYSEVSRLLQISEAAVNDHITKANRFLRDNYDKAIPFAVVIFCNHLIG, encoded by the coding sequence ATGAACCCCGCTTCCCAGATAAACGAAAAAGAACTGTTACTTAGGTTGCGGGACGGGGATTATAGTGCTTTTGAAATAATATATTCAAATCATAAAAAAAAGATAGCCCATCGGCTTTTAAGACTGCTCAATTCGGGGGATCTGGTTGAGGATGTTTTACAGGAACTTTTTATCAGATTATGGAATAACAGAAAAGGAATTGATATTGAAAAACCAATCGAAGCTTACTTGTACCGTATCGCTACCAATCTTGTTAACGATTATTTTAGAGAAGTTTCCAGGAATAAGAAACTGGCTGAAGAATTATGGTACCGCATTTCCGAACTATACAATCCTTTTGAAGAAGTATCTCAGGTAAGTGCAGACAGCGAACTTTTCCGTTCAATTGACCGACTTCCCGAACAGCGTAAAAAAGTCTTTCTTCTGTGCAAGCTGGAAAGAAAAAGTTATTCTGAGGTCAGTAGACTCTTGCAGATTTCAGAAGCTGCGGTCAATGATCATATTACTAAAGCAAACAGGTTTCTAAGAGATAACTATGATAAGGCTATTCCATTTGCCGTGGTTATCTTCTGCAATCATCTGATCGGATAG
- a CDS encoding SusC/RagA family TonB-linked outer membrane protein, with translation MRLHLIIFLMFLTALVATAASVKAQNVTLEAKATPLYQIFKQVEKQTGYRFWYSGKMLGKNTPITTSINNLPLKAALDKIFLGISFTYEIVDETIVVKEKTAVPEKTKEKQNKQTITGIVTDENGHALVGATVTVKNANLSSVTNTEGKFTIDNVADNSILVISYVGYESIEVKAIANKSISVKLQMISGRLDDVSVVSTGYQNIPKERATGSFVQINNELFNRRVGTNVLDRLDGITSGLIFSKSSGSTGLLPANEKLGITIRGRNTIDSKVNADPLVVVDNFPYEGDVGNLNPNDIESITVLKDAAAASIWGARSGNGVIVITTKKGKLNTPLNIEFNSNFTIGEKPDIKYSRRFLNSESYIEIQKYLFSQGYYNADLTNTTTYPVISQAVQIFAKQRSGTISQSESESQLDKLKGIDVRDEISKYFYQPSIKQQYALNFRGGSDKITYAMTFGVDKNRSSLINSDYTRVSFTSTNTYRPIKNLELTVGIIYNRSKEVLGSSYTSNYPYNSLADSEGNSLPVPYIYSKTYTDLTSSRGFLNWEYRPLDERGMTSNTTQTNSVLLRGSVKYNFGQFLNTSIQYQSERQIGENSNHYSPKSYYARNLVNTYTQYNANTGALSYPLPLGGILGTTNTELNSDNLRWQFNYNQEFANRHLISAISGAELREIVTSANTNTVYGYDDDLGISVANLNYNTYYHVNPTSFGTRLLPSPNGDVAPTYITTRYVSYYANASYTYLNRYLLSISGRKDGANIFGVKTNDKVTPLWSLGLGWELSREKFYDVDFLPYLKLRATYGYNGNVYNASAYLTANYSTSQLTGARIATVISPPNPDLRWEKIRNTNIGVDFSSKKSRLNGSVEVYQKLGNDLIQNTILAPSTGFSTYMGNTAKVRTNGVDLTLNSKNFQGAFSWDTDFILNLLKDKVLSYDLKYNNAELAGYNSVLAFNGGVFPVLGNQLFGIYSYKWTGLDPITGDPQGYLNGVISKDYVSIINSAKNEDLVYNGSSRPNVFGSLRNTFSYKNFSVSANITYKLKYFYRKVSTSLNYTEILSNLNSDYNQRWQNPGDEQHTTVPSLVYAINANRNNFYQGSEILVEKADHIRLQDISLSYRFNNSFIQKIGFRGFEVYGYINNLGIIWRANKSGIDPDFNQSTFAGYTSNIISPRTYAVGIRANIK, from the coding sequence ATGAGGTTACATTTAATCATCTTTCTGATGTTCCTGACTGCCCTTGTTGCAACAGCGGCAAGCGTAAAGGCGCAAAATGTAACCCTGGAAGCAAAGGCAACCCCGTTGTATCAGATTTTTAAACAGGTAGAAAAGCAAACGGGGTATCGATTTTGGTATAGTGGCAAAATGTTGGGTAAAAATACACCCATAACCACAAGCATAAACAATTTACCACTCAAAGCGGCATTAGATAAAATCTTTTTAGGCATTTCCTTTACCTACGAAATTGTAGACGAAACGATAGTTGTCAAAGAAAAAACTGCTGTTCCAGAAAAAACCAAGGAAAAACAGAACAAACAAACCATTACCGGAATTGTAACTGATGAAAATGGTCATGCTTTGGTTGGAGCCACTGTTACTGTTAAAAATGCTAACCTAAGTTCAGTTACAAATACTGAAGGAAAATTTACTATTGATAATGTCGCTGATAACAGCATATTAGTTATATCGTATGTAGGATACGAATCAATAGAAGTAAAAGCCATAGCGAATAAAAGTATCTCTGTGAAATTACAGATGATTAGTGGAAGGCTTGATGATGTTTCGGTCGTTTCAACTGGATATCAAAATATACCCAAAGAACGAGCAACTGGTTCTTTTGTTCAGATTAATAACGAGCTATTTAACCGGAGAGTGGGTACTAATGTCCTTGACCGATTGGATGGGATAACGAGCGGTTTAATCTTCAGTAAATCTTCGGGTTCAACGGGGCTATTGCCTGCCAATGAAAAACTAGGTATAACCATAAGGGGTAGAAATACGATAGATAGTAAGGTCAATGCTGATCCCTTGGTTGTAGTGGATAACTTTCCCTACGAGGGTGATGTAGGGAATCTCAATCCTAATGACATAGAAAGCATAACAGTTTTAAAAGATGCAGCAGCAGCATCAATTTGGGGCGCTCGGAGTGGTAATGGTGTAATTGTCATTACTACAAAAAAAGGAAAGTTGAACACCCCGTTAAACATAGAATTCAATAGCAACTTTACCATTGGGGAAAAACCTGATATAAAATATTCAAGGAGATTTCTCAATTCGGAGAGCTATATCGAGATACAGAAATATCTATTTAGTCAAGGGTATTACAATGCAGATTTGACCAATACCACTACTTATCCGGTTATTTCACAAGCTGTTCAAATATTTGCAAAGCAACGGTCTGGTACAATCAGTCAATCAGAATCCGAAAGCCAGCTCGATAAATTAAAAGGCATAGATGTGAGGGATGAGATAAGTAAGTATTTCTATCAACCAAGTATAAAACAACAGTACGCACTAAACTTTAGAGGTGGTAGTGACAAGATAACTTATGCAATGACTTTCGGTGTCGATAAAAACCGCAGTAGCTTAATAAACAGCGATTATACTCGTGTCAGTTTTACATCTACTAATACCTATCGTCCAATCAAGAATTTAGAATTAACTGTCGGAATCATCTACAATAGAAGTAAGGAGGTTTTAGGTTCTTCATACACTTCTAACTACCCGTATAATTCTCTTGCTGATTCAGAGGGAAATTCTCTTCCTGTTCCTTATATATATAGTAAAACATATACCGATTTGACGAGTTCCCGTGGATTTCTGAACTGGGAATACCGCCCTCTTGATGAAAGGGGCATGACAAGCAATACCACCCAAACAAATAGTGTTTTATTACGTGGTTCTGTAAAATACAATTTTGGTCAATTTTTAAATACATCTATTCAATATCAGTCGGAAAGACAAATTGGTGAAAATTCTAATCATTATAGTCCAAAGAGTTACTATGCAAGAAACCTTGTGAATACTTATACTCAGTATAACGCCAATACAGGAGCATTATCGTATCCACTTCCTTTAGGGGGAATTTTGGGGACAACCAACACGGAACTTAATTCAGATAATTTGAGGTGGCAATTTAATTATAATCAGGAGTTTGCAAATAGACATCTTATTTCTGCGATTTCAGGGGCAGAGCTTAGAGAAATCGTTACAAGTGCAAACACAAATACTGTATATGGTTATGATGATGATCTGGGGATTTCGGTAGCAAATTTGAATTACAATACTTATTATCACGTGAATCCAACGAGTTTTGGCACTCGTCTATTACCATCACCCAATGGAGATGTTGCCCCTACTTACATTACCACAAGATATGTATCATATTACGCTAATGCCAGCTACACCTATCTCAATCGTTATCTTTTATCTATAAGTGGAAGAAAAGATGGGGCAAACATTTTCGGTGTAAAAACTAATGATAAAGTTACTCCTCTGTGGTCACTGGGCTTAGGTTGGGAGTTGAGCAGAGAAAAGTTTTATGATGTGGATTTTCTCCCTTATTTAAAGCTTAGAGCTACCTATGGCTACAATGGAAATGTTTACAATGCATCTGCTTACCTAACTGCAAATTATAGTACGAGTCAGTTGACAGGCGCAAGAATTGCAACTGTTATCAGTCCGCCGAATCCGGATTTGCGTTGGGAAAAGATTAGAAATACCAATATTGGTGTAGATTTTTCCTCGAAAAAATCTAGGTTGAATGGCTCTGTAGAAGTGTACCAAAAATTAGGGAATGATTTGATTCAGAATACAATTTTGGCACCCTCAACTGGATTTTCGACTTATATGGGAAATACCGCAAAAGTTAGAACAAATGGTGTAGATCTTACATTAAATTCAAAAAACTTCCAAGGGGCATTTAGTTGGGATACAGATTTTATTTTGAACTTATTAAAAGACAAGGTGCTGTCCTATGATTTGAAATATAATAATGCTGAATTAGCCGGATACAATTCGGTTTTGGCATTTAATGGTGGCGTTTTTCCTGTGTTAGGTAATCAGTTATTTGGAATTTACAGTTACAAATGGACGGGACTTGACCCCATAACGGGTGATCCACAAGGATATTTAAATGGCGTGATAAGTAAAGATTACGTCAGTATTATCAATAGCGCAAAAAATGAAGATCTGGTCTATAACGGTTCATCCAGGCCTAATGTTTTCGGTTCTCTACGTAATACTTTTTCATATAAGAACTTTTCCGTTTCGGCAAATATTACCTATAAATTAAAGTACTTCTATCGAAAGGTTTCGACCAGTTTGAACTATACTGAAATCCTCAGTAATCTTAATTCAGATTATAATCAGCGCTGGCAGAATCCAGGAGATGAACAGCACACAACTGTACCTTCATTGGTATATGCAATTAATGCGAATAGAAACAATTTCTACCAAGGTTCAGAGATATTAGTGGAAAAAGCCGATCACATCCGTTTGCAGGATATTAGTCTGTCATATCGCTTCAACAACTCCTTTATTCAGAAAATTGGGTTCAGGGGCTTCGAGGTTTATGGATATATTAATAACCTTGGGATCATTTGGAGAGCAAATAAATCCGGAATCGACCCGGACTTTAATCAGAGCACATTTGCCGGGTATACTTCAAATATAATTTCACCTCGTACTTATGCCGTTGGTATAAGAGCTAATATAAAATAG
- a CDS encoding FecR family protein: MENSHDIKSLFAKYLNKNINREEYDALLEYFRKQGNEGELNELVANALSEDTPVNDNIELNEIVDSVEYKLRQKLKPTKKLLLKQYIPYAAIIIATLLGGGYLLLHYHTQKTKDEFIADVNPGHSAATLTLANGKKILLNEVSNGNIANEGGISVLKNKNGELIYTVTESNEGVDNRVNTLSTAKGETYQIVLSDGTKVWLNAATTLQYSANLREQGKRKVKLLAGEAYFEVSKDKQHPFIVEAAKQEVEVLGTHFNINSYADEGRTVTTLEEGSVKVSPLNNHNVKDNIILKPGQQSLFADGNINVREADLQTALAWKEGEIYFRDAPIQEVLRQVSRWYNIEIEYQGSPTKEVFNGGIKRSSNLSTVLRILELSNVHFTLKKKNNITTLIVR, from the coding sequence TTGGAAAATTCTCACGATATCAAAAGCCTCTTTGCTAAATACCTGAACAAGAATATCAACAGGGAAGAGTATGATGCCTTGCTTGAATATTTTAGGAAACAGGGTAATGAAGGTGAACTGAATGAACTTGTTGCAAATGCTTTATCAGAAGATACTCCGGTAAATGATAATATAGAATTAAATGAGATTGTAGATTCAGTGGAGTACAAACTTAGGCAGAAGTTAAAACCAACAAAAAAACTTCTATTAAAACAATATATTCCGTATGCAGCCATCATTATCGCTACTTTATTGGGTGGTGGATACCTGCTATTGCACTACCATACCCAAAAAACAAAGGATGAATTCATTGCAGATGTAAATCCCGGGCATAGTGCTGCAACGCTTACGCTTGCCAATGGAAAGAAGATTTTGCTTAATGAAGTTTCCAATGGCAATATTGCCAACGAAGGAGGCATAAGTGTTTTAAAAAATAAAAATGGAGAGTTAATTTATACCGTCACCGAATCAAATGAGGGTGTAGATAACAGAGTAAACACACTCTCAACTGCTAAGGGGGAAACCTATCAAATTGTGCTGTCTGACGGCACCAAAGTGTGGCTTAACGCCGCTACGACTTTACAGTATTCTGCCAACCTGAGAGAGCAGGGAAAGCGGAAAGTAAAGCTGTTAGCTGGCGAAGCCTACTTTGAAGTAAGCAAAGATAAGCAGCATCCTTTTATTGTGGAGGCCGCAAAACAGGAAGTTGAGGTTCTGGGAACCCACTTCAACATCAACAGCTATGCTGACGAAGGACGTACTGTGACCACCCTTGAAGAGGGTTCGGTCAAAGTTTCGCCGCTGAACAATCATAATGTAAAGGATAATATCATCTTAAAACCCGGGCAGCAATCTTTATTTGCTGACGGAAATATAAATGTCCGTGAAGCTGATTTGCAGACTGCACTGGCATGGAAGGAAGGCGAAATTTATTTCAGAGATGCACCGATTCAGGAAGTGCTTCGACAGGTTAGCCGCTGGTACAATATTGAAATCGAATATCAAGGCAGTCCAACCAAAGAAGTATTTAATGGTGGTATTAAGCGCAGTTCAAACCTGTCGACAGTACTTCGTATTCTCGAATTGAGCAACGTTCATTTTACCTTAAAGAAAAAAAATAATATTACAACCCTAATCGTCCGGTAG